A single Lactuca sativa cultivar Salinas chromosome 8, Lsat_Salinas_v11, whole genome shotgun sequence DNA region contains:
- the LOC111893272 gene encoding uncharacterized protein LOC111893272: MHGQMEDPKEYGLIVKSDSIEKVKEMISHTKTNELQFYLVKSCPSPEEVKKEEAHKLYQQMSVSMYHILQEIDLRKKDEHQMNYELMWIYKELEWKSSSLMYLERATVDDVKPHLPIRPIPRTAGFLHLTENDPQSPVHIGTDRKRCHKRLKKERIDMEYLKQVQEELLSSMKSSNRPTHGTQELNDVMESLVHRIQHGNNNRGEEKKFFHEIRNLKETIETYTAPTEPDPRNNWRRYDVGGSRRRLYEEQMRQHRIKINLNQIDEIKRDQKERTTKVTRLKAELELVRKSIRSMDRELEKLNSKRIKAYKCAYKYGEQKEEKSSYGYYPPRAHDIC, from the exons ATGCACGGCCAAATGGAAGACCCAAAGGAATATGGCCTGATTGTTAAGTCAGATTCCATTGAAAAAGTCAAGGAAATGATCTCACATACAAAGACCAACGAACTTCAGTTCTATTTGGTCAAGAGTTGTCCTTCTCCGGAGGAAGTAAAAAAAGAAGAGGCTCACAAGTTGTATCAACAGATGAGTGTTTCTATGTACCATATCCTTCAAGAAATAGATCTACGGAAG AAAGATGAACATCAAATGAACTACGAATTAATGTGGATTTACAAGGAGTTAGAGTGGAAATCAAGTTCACTCATGTACCTTGAACGAGCTACAGTAGATGATGTGAAGCCTCATTTACCAATCAGACCAATACCAAGAACAGCTGGTTTCTTGCATTTGACTGAAAACGATCCTCAATCGCCT gtTCATATTGGTACTGATAGAAAACGATGTCATAAACGGCTAAAGAAAGAGAGGATAGACATGGAATATCTGAAACAGGTTCAAGAAGAACTTCTTTCTTCAATGAAATCGAGTAACAGGCCAACCCATGGTACACAAGAGCTTAACGATGTG ATGGAGAGCCTTGTACACAGGATCCAACATGGAAACAATAACCGGGGAGAAGAAAAAAAATTCTTTCACGAAATAAGAAATCTCAAAGAAACAATAGAAACATACACTGCACCAACAGAACCTGACCCTCGTAATAATTGGAGAAGATATGACGTTGGAGGATCGAGAAGACGACTCTATGAAGAACAAATGAGGCAGCATCGTATTAAA ATTAACTTAAACCAAATTGACGAAATAAAGAGGGATCAAAAGGAACGTACCACTAAAGTGACCCGACTCAAGGCTGAGTTGGAACTTGTGAGAAAGAGCATCAGAAGCATGGATAGGGAACTTGAAAAGCTTAATTCAAAGAGAATTAAAGCCTATAAATGTGCTTATAAGTATGGTGAGCAGAAGGAGGAG AAGTCAAGTTATGGTTACTATCCACCGCGTGCTCATGACATATGTTAA